One genomic region from Massilia sp. H6 encodes:
- a CDS encoding ImmA/IrrE family metallo-endopeptidase, which produces MNHFQMSHQWTSAQTAEPDEQHTMCRFMLAVGKNTLTQNEDIFSQTVSDSVLVSALPLAQWFAASWWRLLSEPLPRKNSRPPPGFRMAHEIAAAGAGYVWPQVLFATDREVMQIWAVPSRQSEQQSVRYLNGLATPAAVSMSEFESRVDNFINSVIARLDAKGSCHNGLQSLWQEVLDERNDVEASIARRCEAELGYDPDECPEDVLITALNLKKRMGDSTLSELAPVFGKDMGGDSIGKLKDLIDSPGLIGRPDVPAINCDKSLSAAPWERAVTDARSLRSQLGIDSDKIETHTLCDLLGIRFKDVEDFVLPGVSVAAVGKPVDETKIEFIPRRRHPNGRRFELARFVGDYLKCSERGPGWLASTDLSTSRQKYQRAFAAEFLCPINSLQAFLEDDFSDDAIEDAVEHFGISPDTVRSLLANNNLLYRDYGRTTLPYALS; this is translated from the coding sequence ATGAATCATTTCCAGATGTCACATCAGTGGACTTCCGCTCAAACCGCTGAACCGGATGAACAGCACACCATGTGCCGATTTATGTTGGCGGTAGGTAAGAACACACTGACGCAGAACGAGGACATTTTTTCGCAAACCGTGTCCGACTCGGTCTTGGTATCTGCACTGCCTTTAGCGCAGTGGTTTGCGGCCTCATGGTGGAGACTACTATCGGAGCCTTTGCCCCGCAAGAATAGTCGCCCGCCACCCGGATTTCGTATGGCGCATGAGATTGCCGCCGCAGGGGCGGGATATGTCTGGCCCCAAGTGCTTTTTGCGACAGACCGCGAGGTCATGCAAATTTGGGCTGTGCCGTCGCGTCAAAGTGAACAGCAGTCGGTTCGATATTTAAATGGACTGGCGACTCCCGCCGCAGTGTCGATGAGTGAATTCGAAAGCAGAGTCGACAACTTCATCAATTCGGTTATCGCGCGTCTTGACGCGAAAGGATCTTGTCACAACGGTCTTCAATCGCTATGGCAAGAAGTTCTGGATGAACGCAACGACGTAGAGGCCTCCATCGCTCGCCGGTGCGAGGCGGAACTGGGCTACGATCCAGACGAGTGTCCAGAAGATGTGCTTATTACCGCGCTCAATCTCAAAAAACGCATGGGAGATTCGACCTTGTCGGAACTTGCTCCTGTGTTTGGAAAAGACATGGGGGGCGATTCGATTGGCAAGCTCAAGGATTTGATCGATAGTCCGGGCCTCATAGGGCGTCCCGATGTCCCGGCGATAAATTGCGATAAATCGTTGTCGGCGGCACCCTGGGAGCGAGCGGTCACCGATGCGCGATCTTTACGATCGCAGCTTGGCATCGACTCCGATAAGATCGAGACCCACACGTTGTGCGATTTACTTGGAATCCGATTCAAGGATGTCGAGGATTTTGTCCTGCCAGGCGTGAGCGTAGCGGCTGTCGGGAAACCCGTGGACGAAACGAAAATCGAATTTATTCCGCGTAGGCGACATCCGAATGGACGTCGTTTCGAGCTGGCACGATTTGTTGGCGATTATCTGAAATGTTCGGAACGCGGTCCAGGATGGCTTGCCTCGACAGATCTAAGCACGTCCCGACAGAAGTACCAACGCGCTTTTGCCGCCGAATTTCTTTGTCCTATAAACAGCCTACAAGCATTTCTCGAGGACGATTTTTCCGATGACGCTATCGAGGACGCCGTCGAGCATTTCGGAATCAGTCCAGACACTGTCAGGTCCCTTTTAGCGAACAATAACCTGTTGTATCGCGATTATGGTAGAACCACTCTGCCATATGCGTTGAGTTAA